One window of Pseudacidobacterium ailaaui genomic DNA carries:
- a CDS encoding VIT1/CCC1 transporter family protein, which produces MPDAKTRKLLHALEQNWQAEIRGACTYRALAQREDDPVRQKTLEHLAQAEEKHAALWARRIQDLGGAEPVYRGSPSGDADSIVNRLGGVDMALRRLEIDESRDIARYGQQLKELGDGPSVSILERVIEDEREHYQELSTLIRNRYPRSAIQTPDAKAQLEELLAKRGGQGRKAAGWIGDAIYGVNDGLGAIFGIVSGVSGATLGNSHYVLLAGIAGMIASALSMGSGAYLAAKSEREIYEAEVEREREAIRMNGPEARELLSLYYQVKGIPSEDADHIVEHLARDEAQFLRALAAERLNATEEALPQPFVSAFSGAASTAVGAFIPIVPFFFLTGYPAVFLSAAVSLAAHFAVGAAKSLITVRSWWSSGLEMTLVGAVEGIVTYVIGIGLGHVGA; this is translated from the coding sequence ATGCCAGATGCAAAGACCCGCAAGCTTCTGCACGCACTCGAACAAAACTGGCAGGCAGAAATTCGTGGTGCCTGCACCTATCGGGCGCTGGCCCAACGTGAAGACGATCCCGTACGGCAAAAGACCCTGGAACATCTGGCCCAGGCAGAGGAAAAACATGCTGCTCTCTGGGCCAGGCGGATTCAGGATCTGGGTGGGGCGGAGCCCGTGTATCGTGGGAGCCCGTCTGGAGACGCCGACTCTATCGTCAACCGTCTCGGCGGTGTGGACATGGCCCTTCGGCGCCTGGAAATTGATGAGAGCCGCGACATTGCCCGCTACGGTCAGCAGTTAAAAGAACTTGGAGATGGGCCCAGTGTCTCCATCCTTGAGCGTGTGATTGAAGATGAACGCGAACACTACCAGGAATTGAGTACCCTGATCCGCAACCGCTATCCCCGGAGTGCCATCCAGACCCCGGATGCAAAAGCTCAACTGGAAGAGCTGCTGGCCAAACGAGGCGGTCAGGGAAGAAAGGCGGCTGGATGGATAGGAGATGCGATTTACGGCGTAAATGATGGACTTGGCGCGATCTTCGGCATCGTTTCAGGCGTTTCCGGTGCTACGCTCGGCAATAGTCATTATGTGCTGTTGGCTGGAATTGCGGGAATGATCGCCAGCGCCCTTTCTATGGGTTCCGGGGCCTATCTGGCAGCCAAGAGCGAAAGAGAGATTTATGAGGCCGAGGTTGAACGTGAACGCGAAGCCATCCGGATGAATGGGCCCGAGGCCCGCGAGCTGCTTTCGCTCTATTACCAGGTCAAAGGCATTCCGTCAGAGGATGCGGACCATATTGTGGAGCACCTTGCCCGGGATGAGGCCCAGTTTCTTCGCGCACTCGCGGCCGAAAGGCTCAATGCAACGGAGGAGGCGCTGCCCCAACCCTTCGTCTCAGCCTTTTCAGGGGCTGCTTCGACGGCTGTGGGTGCTTTTATCCCCATCGTCCCCTTTTTCTTTCTTACGGGATATCCCGCCGTCTTCCTTTCGGCTGCGGTTTCGCTTGCCGCACACTTTGCTGTCGGCGCGGCCAAATCTCTCATCACCGTGCGTTCCTGGTGGAGCAGCGGTCTTGAGATGACCCTGGTAGGGGCGGTGGAAGGCATTGTGACCTATGTGATTGGCATTGGACTAGGGCACGTTGGTGCATGA
- a CDS encoding glycoside hydrolase family 5 protein — protein MSLLTVPGLPLWAQRGFVHTHGPDLVDAQGKPLLLRGTNLGNWFEPEGYMFHFDGGPQSPREIEELSYELIGPEKARAFWEQWRENYITQNDIDLIKKSGFNSVRVPLHWKFFDSDQAEGFRLLDRLVAWAKKDGIYLILDLHCAPGGQTGSNIDDSWGYPWLYRSKEAQEHTAAIWHRIAARYRNEPIVLGYDLLNEPVPHYPRLQQYNPDLEPVYRKLVAAVRSVDKNHVVILGGAQWDTNFKVFGPPFDSNVMYTFHKYWSPTDVSVIQEYLDFRNKYHVPIWLGESGENKDEWIAAFVKTLEANHVGWCFWPYKKMDATSSVVTFDRPKHWDEIIAFAKLPAGTGNAEKRIAARPSVEEAQEAFDDLLKKVQFSNSHLNPGYLQALGLKADKE, from the coding sequence TTGTCTCTGCTTACCGTCCCCGGTCTGCCTCTTTGGGCACAGCGCGGTTTTGTCCACACCCATGGCCCGGATCTAGTGGATGCTCAAGGGAAGCCGCTCTTGCTGCGGGGGACCAATTTAGGCAACTGGTTTGAGCCAGAGGGGTATATGTTCCACTTCGACGGAGGGCCGCAGTCTCCCCGGGAAATTGAAGAGTTGAGCTATGAGCTGATCGGCCCTGAGAAAGCCAGGGCATTCTGGGAGCAGTGGCGCGAAAACTACATTACCCAGAACGACATCGACCTGATCAAAAAGAGCGGCTTCAATTCTGTCCGTGTCCCGCTGCACTGGAAGTTTTTTGACAGCGACCAGGCCGAGGGCTTCCGTTTGCTCGATCGCCTTGTGGCCTGGGCCAAAAAGGACGGCATTTACCTAATTCTGGACCTGCATTGCGCGCCAGGCGGACAAACAGGGTCGAACATCGACGACAGCTGGGGTTACCCCTGGCTTTACCGCAGCAAGGAGGCGCAGGAGCATACGGCCGCCATCTGGCATAGAATTGCCGCCCGCTACAGGAACGAGCCGATTGTGCTGGGCTACGATCTCCTGAATGAGCCTGTCCCGCATTATCCCCGGCTGCAGCAGTACAATCCTGACCTGGAGCCGGTTTATCGAAAACTCGTGGCAGCGGTGCGCTCCGTGGACAAAAACCATGTTGTGATTTTGGGCGGGGCGCAGTGGGACACAAACTTTAAAGTCTTTGGGCCGCCCTTTGATTCCAACGTCATGTACACCTTCCATAAATACTGGTCACCCACCGATGTAAGCGTGATTCAGGAATATCTCGATTTTCGCAACAAATACCATGTGCCCATCTGGTTAGGGGAGTCCGGCGAGAACAAGGACGAGTGGATTGCCGCATTCGTAAAGACACTTGAGGCCAATCACGTAGGCTGGTGCTTCTGGCCCTATAAAAAGATGGATGCAACTTCCTCTGTTGTGACATTTGACCGGCCAAAACACTGGGACGAGATCATCGCATTTGCCAAGCTACCTGCCGGAACAGGAAATGCCGAAAAACGGATTGCTGCACGTCCCTCGGTAGAAGAGGCCCAGGAGGCCTTTGATGATCTGCTGAAAAAGGTGCAGTTTTCCAACAGCCACCTCAATCCTGGATATCTGCAAGCCCTCGGGTTAAAAGCAGACAAAGAATGA
- a CDS encoding class I SAM-dependent methyltransferase, whose amino-acid sequence MRTFPAEGQQIATFRDPAGSLRIEKDRVLRVLHSDYADSVLGFVRSATGEAWADSGRLVRTTILPETEADGGRIVEHPRIFFPSYPWEWTPGQWIAAGDLTLDLCEDLLANGLILKDATPLNVLFDGPHPVFVDVASVERRDPESPVWMAWAQFVRTFLLPLAAYKYLGWPLAASVQKRDGYEPADLYPHLSFLQRWCTSLRSLVTMPHLLEARQSSSRPAVSARKWKQSPDVALAVLRRNLRFLRRALHSLSPEKFASRWSTYPENAAHYSAEDHSAKQRFVCDALLKTCPSTVLDIGANTGTYSRIAASLGARVVAMDSDAQACERNWRDAQAQKLSVQPLVADVARPTPAVGWRNAESLSLLDRARGRFDCVLVLGLVHHLLLADQLPLGEIAQLLRDVTKKWLIVEWVPSADPKFQELLRGRDHLYNHLNEERFQEAFSRFFAFPLREPLKNGRVLFLMEAR is encoded by the coding sequence GTGCGGACGTTCCCCGCTGAAGGTCAGCAGATTGCTACGTTTCGAGACCCCGCAGGCTCACTACGCATAGAAAAAGACCGTGTGCTTCGTGTGCTCCACAGTGACTATGCAGATTCTGTTCTTGGGTTTGTCCGCTCTGCCACGGGCGAGGCCTGGGCCGACTCTGGCCGCTTGGTTCGCACAACAATCTTGCCGGAGACAGAAGCGGATGGTGGGCGGATCGTGGAACATCCGCGCATCTTTTTCCCCTCGTATCCGTGGGAATGGACCCCAGGGCAGTGGATTGCTGCTGGCGATCTGACCCTGGACCTTTGCGAAGACCTGCTGGCAAACGGTCTGATTTTGAAAGACGCAACCCCGTTGAATGTCTTGTTTGATGGCCCTCACCCGGTTTTTGTAGATGTGGCCTCGGTGGAACGCCGCGATCCGGAAAGCCCGGTCTGGATGGCATGGGCACAGTTTGTGCGCACATTTCTTCTGCCGCTGGCGGCCTATAAATATCTGGGATGGCCGCTTGCCGCCAGTGTGCAGAAGCGGGATGGATATGAACCGGCGGATTTGTATCCCCACCTTTCCTTTTTGCAGCGCTGGTGTACTTCTTTGCGGTCGCTGGTGACGATGCCGCACCTGCTCGAAGCTCGCCAAAGTTCCTCCAGACCTGCTGTATCGGCACGGAAATGGAAACAATCGCCGGACGTGGCTCTGGCTGTATTGCGCCGGAACCTGCGATTTTTGCGCAGAGCACTGCACTCGCTTTCTCCGGAAAAATTTGCATCGCGCTGGAGCACGTATCCGGAAAATGCAGCGCATTACAGCGCAGAAGACCACTCGGCAAAGCAGCGATTTGTGTGCGATGCCCTACTGAAGACCTGCCCATCGACTGTACTGGACATTGGAGCCAATACAGGAACATATTCGCGCATTGCAGCCAGCCTGGGGGCGCGCGTCGTGGCGATGGACTCAGACGCCCAGGCCTGTGAACGGAATTGGCGTGATGCACAGGCGCAAAAGCTCTCTGTCCAGCCATTGGTGGCCGACGTGGCCCGCCCCACACCTGCGGTCGGCTGGCGTAATGCGGAATCACTTTCGCTTCTGGACCGTGCGCGCGGGCGTTTTGATTGTGTTCTGGTTTTGGGGCTTGTCCATCATCTGCTTCTGGCCGACCAGCTTCCACTAGGAGAAATCGCGCAGTTGTTGCGGGACGTGACCAAAAAATGGCTGATTGTGGAGTGGGTCCCCTCCGCAGATCCCAAGTTTCAGGAACTGCTTCGCGGCAGAGACCATCTTTACAATCATCTGAATGAAGAACGATTCCAGGAGGCATTCAGCAGGTTTTTTGCGTTTCCGCTGCGTGAACCGTTGAAGAACGGCCGGGTCCTCTTTCTCATGGAAGCGCGATAG